The following are from one region of the Acidobacteriota bacterium genome:
- a CDS encoding sugar transferase translates to MDVSGSLVLLLLLSPVFFIIAAAIKLTSRGPILFKQQRVGEHGTPFTFLKFRSMYVNNDASKHKEYVRQLIAGQAEKNPANGSEEGIFKLTNDPRITRVGSFLRRTSLDELPQFFNVLRGEMSLVGPRPPVPYEVEAYATWHRRRLLEAKPGITGLWQVQGRSRVGFDDMVRLDLQYARLSSPWLDVKILLQTPKAVIAGNGAC, encoded by the coding sequence ATGGACGTTAGTGGCAGCCTGGTTCTACTGCTGCTGTTGTCGCCGGTGTTTTTCATCATTGCAGCAGCCATTAAATTAACTTCCCGTGGGCCGATCCTATTCAAGCAGCAGCGCGTTGGCGAGCATGGAACTCCATTTACATTTCTTAAGTTTCGTTCCATGTACGTCAACAACGATGCGAGTAAGCACAAGGAATACGTACGCCAGTTGATTGCCGGGCAGGCCGAAAAGAATCCGGCGAATGGAAGCGAGGAAGGGATATTCAAACTAACCAACGATCCCCGCATCACCCGTGTCGGATCGTTTCTGCGCCGTACGAGCCTCGACGAGTTGCCGCAATTCTTCAACGTGTTGCGTGGAGAAATGTCACTCGTTGGACCGCGTCCGCCGGTGCCGTACGAAGTGGAAGCCTATGCGACCTGGCATCGGCGCCGCTTGCTGGAAGCGAAGCCCGGAATCACGGGATTGTGGCAAGTCCAAGGACGCAGCAGAGTCGGGTTTGATGACATGGTCCGCTTGGATCTCCAGTATGCACGCCTCAGTTCTCCGTGGCTCGATGTGAAGATTCTTCTACAAACCCCCAAAGCGGTTATCGCTGGAAACGGCGCCTGCTAG
- a CDS encoding DegT/DnrJ/EryC1/StrS family aminotransferase: MSVSNIPFLDLVTPHIELEQELTKVFQQALRTAGFIGGPVVENFEKAFAAFCETKHSVAVNSGTDALRFALMAVGVRNGDVVVTVAHTFIATTEAISQAGALPEFVDVDDRTYNMDPVKLREYLEQDCTKDAAGKLISKRSGRPVTAIVPVHLYGQMADMDAIVDLANRFGLIVVEDACQAHGAKYFSRKQNRWQTAGSVGRAAAFSFYPGKNLGACGEAGAVTTNDEALVVQIRMIRDHGQAKKYYHDVEGYNGRLDAIQAGLLHVKLQHLAKWNDQRREHAVEYKRLFEAAGNPVDAPFEPSSSKAVYHLYVVRTDDREGLMAHLKDAGIGTGIHYPIPLHLQKAYKSLNYKQGDFPVTERAAEAIVSLPMFPNLTSAQQARVVEEVRRFVESKRKNGSGDAQLEMAERLS, encoded by the coding sequence GTGAGCGTTTCTAATATTCCTTTTCTTGATCTGGTTACTCCGCACATTGAATTGGAGCAGGAACTAACCAAGGTATTTCAGCAGGCTCTTCGCACTGCCGGATTTATTGGCGGTCCCGTAGTCGAGAACTTCGAAAAGGCGTTTGCCGCCTTCTGCGAGACCAAGCATTCAGTCGCCGTCAACAGCGGCACCGATGCTCTGCGCTTTGCCCTGATGGCCGTCGGCGTCCGCAACGGCGACGTAGTCGTAACCGTCGCGCACACCTTTATCGCAACCACCGAAGCGATTTCGCAGGCCGGTGCATTGCCGGAATTCGTCGACGTCGACGATCGCACCTACAACATGGATCCGGTGAAACTGCGCGAGTACCTCGAGCAGGATTGCACGAAAGACGCGGCTGGAAAACTAATCAGCAAGCGCAGCGGACGTCCGGTGACTGCGATTGTCCCCGTTCATCTCTATGGGCAGATGGCCGACATGGACGCCATCGTCGACCTGGCTAACCGTTTTGGCCTGATCGTAGTCGAAGACGCTTGCCAGGCACACGGCGCGAAGTATTTCTCGCGTAAACAGAATCGCTGGCAGACAGCCGGTTCCGTCGGACGCGCAGCTGCATTCAGTTTTTATCCGGGGAAAAACCTCGGAGCTTGTGGAGAAGCTGGTGCGGTTACAACCAATGACGAAGCACTCGTCGTGCAGATTCGCATGATTCGCGATCACGGGCAAGCCAAGAAGTACTACCACGACGTCGAAGGCTACAACGGCCGCTTGGATGCGATTCAAGCCGGCTTGCTGCATGTGAAGTTGCAGCATCTGGCGAAATGGAACGACCAGCGGCGCGAGCACGCAGTCGAGTACAAGCGCCTGTTCGAAGCGGCGGGCAATCCTGTGGACGCCCCGTTTGAGCCTTCTTCATCAAAGGCTGTTTACCACCTCTACGTCGTACGCACGGATGATCGCGAAGGTTTGATGGCTCATTTGAAGGACGCGGGCATCGGAACAGGAATTCACTATCCAATTCCGCTCCATTTGCAGAAGGCGTACAAGTCTCTCAACTACAAACAAGGCGATTTCCCGGTCACCGAACGTGCTGCGGAAGCGATCGTCTCCTTGCCGATGTTTCCTAACCTGACCTCGGCGCAGCAGGCTCGGGTCGTCGAAGAAGTGCGGCGTTTTGTCGAATCGAAGCGCAAAAATGGTTCGGGCGACGCTCAACTCGAAATGGCAGAACGTTTGTCATAA
- a CDS encoding CpsD/CapB family tyrosine-protein kinase — MKELLEAAESRRAPFHVETLESPAAVAPPEAFSLESLPTMRPAPLPDARLICLTDPGSLGAEKFRVLGLKLRNLREQRKLKRIVVTGTAPEEGKSLVAANLALNQSRSKILKTLLVDGDFRRPMVAKRFGVGTLLPGLSECLRGEKQLSDVVYRLEGTGLSILPAGMAPENPLELMQSGRLLEYLDRLGTVFDWIIIDTPPLFPLADTTFWMKMSDGVLFVVREGVTERKTLQRAVDTLDRASLIGVVVNSCTSGREHKYYYSRYGQDAVKSE, encoded by the coding sequence GTGAAAGAACTGCTTGAAGCAGCTGAAAGCCGTCGCGCACCGTTTCACGTCGAGACACTAGAGTCGCCAGCAGCGGTCGCGCCGCCAGAGGCATTTTCTCTGGAATCGCTTCCCACGATGAGGCCTGCTCCGTTGCCGGATGCCCGCCTGATCTGCCTTACTGACCCAGGAAGTCTAGGTGCTGAAAAATTCCGCGTTCTGGGACTGAAGCTTCGCAACCTTCGCGAGCAACGTAAACTCAAGCGGATCGTTGTTACCGGCACCGCCCCTGAGGAAGGGAAGAGCTTGGTGGCGGCCAATCTGGCTCTCAACCAATCGCGCAGCAAGATATTGAAAACACTGCTCGTGGACGGGGATTTTCGCCGTCCGATGGTAGCCAAGCGCTTTGGAGTTGGAACCCTATTGCCCGGGCTGAGCGAGTGTCTGCGCGGCGAGAAGCAGCTTTCTGACGTCGTTTACCGGCTTGAGGGGACTGGGCTTTCCATCCTTCCGGCTGGCATGGCTCCGGAAAACCCGCTCGAACTGATGCAATCAGGGCGGTTGCTTGAGTATCTTGACCGATTGGGAACAGTTTTCGATTGGATCATTATTGATACCCCCCCGCTCTTTCCGCTGGCGGATACGACCTTTTGGATGAAAATGTCCGATGGTGTCTTGTTCGTCGTCCGCGAGGGAGTTACAGAGCGCAAAACTTTGCAGCGTGCGGTAGATACGCTAGATCGCGCAAGCTTGATTGGAGTGGTGGTAAATAGTTGCACCAGTGGACGTGAACACAAATACTATTATTCCAGATACGGACAAGATGCGGTAAAATCCGAGTAG
- a CDS encoding N-acetyltransferase, with product MENDFRCVAPSVKLGQNVKLSQFINLYGCEIGDETKIGAFVEIQKNATVGKRCKISSHTFVCEGVVIEDNVFVGHNVAFINDSFPRATAGDKLQTEADWKVERTFVKKGASIGSGCTILSNITIGENALVGAGSVVTKDVPPNSIVAGNPAKVLRYIDQNVAQTSEATK from the coding sequence ATGGAAAACGACTTCCGCTGTGTCGCTCCTAGTGTAAAGCTCGGGCAGAATGTGAAGCTTTCGCAGTTCATCAATCTTTATGGCTGCGAAATTGGCGACGAAACAAAAATCGGAGCTTTCGTCGAGATCCAGAAGAATGCCACTGTCGGTAAACGCTGCAAGATTTCCAGTCACACGTTTGTGTGCGAAGGCGTGGTCATTGAAGACAACGTTTTTGTCGGCCACAACGTGGCTTTCATCAACGATTCCTTCCCGCGGGCAACCGCCGGCGACAAGTTGCAGACGGAAGCCGACTGGAAGGTCGAGCGGACTTTTGTCAAGAAAGGTGCATCAATCGGGTCCGGCTGCACGATCTTGTCGAACATCACGATTGGCGAAAACGCGCTGGTGGGTGCCGGTAGCGTAGTGACAAAAGACGTTCCCCCGAACAGCATCGTGGCCGGCAATCCGGCAAAAGTTCTTCGTTATATCGATCAAAACGTTGCACAGACCTCGGAGGCTACAAAGTGA
- a CDS encoding polysaccharide biosynthesis/export family protein translates to MTLKPNPFRVVLTFSLVLMISAAVMAQSDAAAPTTPPAAVQAPDKDKGHSDDAYMIGANDVLTVNVWKEPDISRSVPVRSDGKISLPLAGELQASGQTPHQLEQEITKRLQSYISDPEVTVIVTESKSQKINILGMVSRPGTYLLSGSTTVLDAIAMTGGFKDFAKQKAIYILRSNPDGTQKRFPFNYKEVIKGKSLEQNIRLLPGDTVIVP, encoded by the coding sequence ATGACCCTGAAACCGAATCCGTTTCGCGTCGTACTCACCTTCAGCCTGGTGCTGATGATTTCCGCCGCCGTTATGGCGCAATCGGATGCTGCGGCGCCAACTACACCGCCCGCAGCTGTGCAGGCTCCGGATAAAGACAAAGGCCACTCCGACGACGCCTATATGATCGGCGCCAATGATGTCCTCACGGTCAATGTCTGGAAAGAGCCGGACATCTCGCGGTCCGTGCCCGTGCGGTCGGATGGCAAGATCTCTCTACCCCTGGCCGGTGAGTTGCAGGCGAGCGGACAGACGCCCCATCAGCTTGAGCAAGAAATCACGAAGCGTCTGCAGAGCTATATTTCTGATCCCGAAGTGACGGTGATTGTCACCGAAAGCAAGAGCCAGAAGATCAATATTCTGGGAATGGTCTCGCGGCCGGGCACGTATCTGTTATCTGGCTCGACGACTGTTCTCGATGCGATTGCGATGACGGGCGGTTTCAAGGATTTTGCGAAGCAGAAAGCGATCTATATTCTGCGCTCGAATCCGGACGGCACGCAGAAGCGATTCCCGTTCAACTACAAAGAAGTGATCAAGGGAAAGAGCCTGGAGCAGAACATCCGACTGCTGCCGGGCGATACGGTCATCGTCCCGTAG
- a CDS encoding Gfo/Idh/MocA family oxidoreductase, producing the protein MLKFGVIGYGYWGPNIVRNLRSLEGCEVVGICDQSPAARKRIQSAHPGVPVFSDHNELVKSPDVDAIAVITPVWTHYEVTKAALENGKHVFVEKPFTSTSAQAEELINLAAQKNLQIMVDHTFLFTGAVRRIHKLLQEGALGNLYYYDSTRVNLGLFQHDCNVIWDLAPHDLSIMNHLLHKDAEAISATGQAHLNSHEDIAFITAYFPDKMIAHVNVNWISPVKVRTTLIGGEKKMLVWNDLEADEKLKIYDKGVDVKSQEGVYNLLVSYRSGDMWAPQVEQVEALRLELGYFVECIKKSERPFNDGCAGLKVVRMLEAATKSLAKRGEVVYL; encoded by the coding sequence ATGTTGAAGTTTGGTGTCATCGGTTATGGATACTGGGGTCCGAACATCGTTCGGAACCTGCGCAGTCTGGAAGGCTGTGAGGTGGTGGGCATTTGCGATCAGAGTCCTGCCGCCCGTAAGCGTATACAGTCGGCTCATCCAGGTGTTCCTGTTTTTTCCGATCACAATGAATTAGTGAAGTCGCCGGACGTCGATGCGATCGCGGTCATCACTCCCGTCTGGACGCATTACGAAGTGACCAAGGCGGCTCTGGAAAATGGCAAGCATGTTTTCGTCGAAAAGCCATTCACCAGCACGTCCGCACAAGCGGAAGAACTGATCAATCTTGCCGCACAGAAGAATCTGCAGATCATGGTGGACCACACCTTTTTGTTTACCGGTGCGGTCCGCAGAATTCATAAATTGCTGCAGGAAGGAGCGCTTGGCAATCTCTATTACTACGATTCCACGCGCGTGAACCTGGGCCTGTTCCAGCACGACTGCAACGTGATCTGGGATCTCGCGCCGCATGATCTTTCGATCATGAATCACCTGTTGCACAAGGATGCCGAGGCTATTTCCGCCACCGGCCAGGCTCATCTCAATTCGCACGAAGACATTGCTTTCATCACCGCATATTTCCCCGACAAGATGATCGCGCATGTGAACGTTAACTGGATTTCCCCAGTGAAAGTCCGCACGACGCTCATCGGGGGTGAAAAGAAAATGCTGGTGTGGAACGATCTCGAAGCCGACGAGAAATTGAAGATCTACGACAAAGGCGTCGACGTGAAAAGCCAGGAAGGCGTCTACAACCTGCTGGTCAGCTATCGGTCAGGCGACATGTGGGCGCCGCAGGTGGAACAAGTTGAAGCGCTTCGTCTGGAACTCGGATATTTCGTCGAATGTATCAAGAAGTCTGAGAGACCTTTCAATGACGGCTGTGCCGGACTGAAAGTCGTCCGCATGCTTGAGGCAGCGACCAAGTCCCTCGCCAAGCGTGGAGAAGTGGTTTACTTGTAG
- a CDS encoding NAD(P)-dependent oxidoreductase — protein sequence MPVSVDVNSHGSRTPNLNLGPGGEQESSLAGADDLILITGANGFIGLRLVENLLRRGFRNLRCFVRRSSQRVPLEALVANSAFGSAQLEVVTGNLLSPEDCVTATKDVAVLFHLAAGRGEKSFPDAFMNSVVTTRNLLEACLLHKSLRRFVNVSSFTVYANGKKSGDVLDESCPVEVHSDLRGEAYCFGKVKQDELLQEYGEKFGLPYVIVRPGYVFGPGKTAISGRVGIDTFGIFLHMGGSNPIPLTYVDNCADAIALAGLKQGIDGEIFNVVDDELPSSRKFLRQYKKNVKKFKSVYVPHAVSLGLCYLWEKYSSWSADQLPPVFNRKRWHANWQKTRYSNSKLKARTGWAPRVTMAEGLGRYFEGCRRAGHD from the coding sequence ATGCCTGTTTCGGTAGACGTGAATTCTCATGGATCGAGAACGCCGAACCTGAACCTCGGTCCTGGTGGCGAGCAGGAGAGCAGCCTTGCTGGCGCCGACGATCTCATTCTCATCACAGGAGCCAATGGTTTTATCGGACTCCGGTTGGTTGAGAATTTGTTGCGCCGCGGGTTTCGCAACCTGCGGTGTTTCGTGAGACGTTCCAGTCAGAGGGTTCCGCTGGAAGCTTTGGTTGCAAACAGCGCCTTTGGTTCAGCACAGCTGGAAGTTGTCACCGGCAATCTTCTCTCTCCGGAAGACTGTGTCACTGCGACGAAGGATGTAGCGGTGCTGTTTCATCTAGCGGCCGGGCGAGGCGAAAAATCTTTTCCCGACGCTTTCATGAATTCCGTGGTCACAACCAGGAATCTGCTCGAGGCTTGCCTTTTGCATAAGTCTCTGCGGCGGTTTGTGAACGTAAGTTCCTTTACCGTTTATGCCAATGGCAAGAAGTCTGGCGACGTCTTGGATGAATCCTGCCCGGTGGAAGTGCATTCCGATCTGCGTGGGGAAGCCTACTGCTTCGGCAAAGTTAAGCAAGATGAGTTGTTGCAGGAGTACGGCGAAAAGTTCGGCCTACCTTATGTGATCGTGCGGCCAGGGTATGTCTTCGGGCCGGGGAAGACGGCGATCAGCGGGCGCGTCGGAATCGATACCTTCGGAATATTCCTTCATATGGGGGGATCGAATCCGATTCCACTGACCTACGTGGACAACTGTGCGGATGCGATCGCCCTGGCAGGACTGAAACAGGGGATTGACGGAGAGATTTTCAATGTAGTCGACGACGAACTTCCGTCCAGTCGAAAGTTTTTGCGTCAGTACAAGAAGAACGTCAAGAAATTCAAATCCGTGTATGTGCCTCATGCCGTGAGTCTTGGACTGTGCTACTTGTGGGAGAAGTATTCTTCCTGGTCGGCGGACCAGTTACCGCCGGTATTCAATCGCAAAAGGTGGCATGCAAATTGGCAGAAGACGCGGTACAGTAATTCAAAATTGAAGGCACGAACGGGGTGGGCGCCCCGAGTAACGATGGCGGAAGGTCTCGGCCGCTACTTTGAAGGATGTCGCAGGGCCGGGCATGATTAA
- a CDS encoding glycosyltransferase family 2 protein has protein sequence MTPRYVLITPARNEARFLGLTIESVAAQTLRPLRWVIVSDGSTDGTDEIVLQAAERNPWIELVRMPERQERNFAGKVHAFNAGYARMQDLEWEFVGSLDADITFEPDYLAFLLGKAQEDQTLGLVGTPFQETSGESYDYRFVNIEHVSGACQIFRRECFTAIGGYMAVKGGSIDHIAVITARMKGWKTRTFTEKFCLHHREMGTAQQGVVRSRFLYGAKDYRIGNHPLWEAFRTIYQMRKRPWIVGGAALGSGYLWAWITGIERPVSGELMEFHRHEQMQRLKKFVRVG, from the coding sequence ATGACCCCGCGTTACGTATTGATCACGCCCGCCCGCAACGAGGCCCGCTTTCTCGGACTCACAATCGAGTCGGTGGCGGCGCAGACCCTGCGTCCGCTGCGCTGGGTGATTGTCAGCGATGGATCGACCGATGGGACCGATGAGATTGTCCTCCAGGCAGCGGAACGCAATCCCTGGATTGAGTTAGTCCGCATGCCGGAACGCCAGGAGCGCAACTTTGCTGGCAAAGTCCACGCGTTTAATGCTGGCTACGCACGGATGCAGGATCTGGAGTGGGAATTTGTTGGCAGCCTCGATGCGGATATCACTTTCGAGCCTGACTACCTGGCCTTCTTGCTCGGCAAAGCTCAAGAAGATCAGACCCTTGGTTTGGTAGGAACTCCGTTCCAAGAGACGTCTGGCGAATCCTACGACTATCGATTTGTAAATATCGAGCACGTTTCCGGTGCCTGCCAGATATTCCGGCGCGAGTGCTTCACTGCGATCGGCGGCTACATGGCAGTGAAGGGTGGATCCATCGATCACATCGCGGTTATCACCGCGCGGATGAAGGGATGGAAGACCCGGACGTTTACTGAAAAATTCTGTTTGCATCATCGCGAAATGGGCACAGCGCAGCAGGGCGTGGTGCGCTCACGTTTCCTGTACGGAGCCAAGGACTATCGAATTGGCAACCATCCGCTCTGGGAAGCGTTTCGTACGATCTACCAGATGCGCAAACGTCCATGGATTGTCGGCGGCGCCGCCTTGGGGTCAGGCTATCTCTGGGCATGGATCACCGGCATCGAAAGGCCTGTGTCGGGAGAATTGATGGAGTTCCACCGCCATGAGCAGATGCAGCGGCTGAAGAAATTCGTAAGAGTTGGATAA
- a CDS encoding ChbG/HpnK family deacetylase, protein MTHLTLVLERLITYVSTLGGTILGPATFHGAETELATDSSDVLGNNASHSSGFLVLNADDWGRDANTTDRILECFLGGVLSSTSAMVFMEDSERAAGLARERDLETGLHVNLTSPFTADGASPRLQEHLLRVQRYLKGHRFAQVVYHPGLASSFQYVVKSQIEEYERLYGAGPKRLDGHHHMHLCANVLLGRLLPAGALVRPSFSFYAGEKGAGNRVYRALVNGLLARRNRSADYFFSLPPLEPAERIHRIFALAKTATVEVETHPVNPQEYRFLLGGGIQEFLKNVKIARGFVAQAAVGVARRSSTSGLACVLPYAVAFGAALYESLDQFSECL, encoded by the coding sequence ATGACTCATTTGACCCTAGTCCTAGAAAGACTGATTACTTACGTATCGACGCTCGGCGGCACCATCCTGGGGCCGGCGACTTTCCACGGGGCGGAGACTGAACTGGCTACGGACTCCTCGGACGTTCTCGGGAACAATGCCTCTCATAGTTCTGGCTTCCTGGTCCTGAACGCCGATGATTGGGGACGAGATGCTAACACCACCGATCGCATTCTTGAATGCTTTCTGGGCGGAGTGCTTTCTTCGACCAGCGCCATGGTGTTCATGGAAGATTCGGAGCGGGCGGCTGGTTTGGCGCGCGAACGCGATCTCGAAACCGGTCTCCACGTTAACTTAACCAGCCCGTTTACGGCAGATGGGGCAAGTCCGCGCTTGCAGGAACACCTGCTAAGAGTGCAACGATACCTGAAAGGGCATCGCTTTGCGCAAGTTGTCTATCATCCGGGACTAGCGAGCTCGTTTCAGTACGTGGTGAAGTCGCAGATCGAAGAATATGAGCGGCTCTACGGAGCAGGCCCCAAGCGTCTTGACGGACATCATCACATGCATCTTTGTGCGAATGTTTTGCTCGGACGGTTGTTGCCAGCGGGAGCCCTGGTGCGACCAAGCTTTTCGTTTTACGCGGGAGAGAAAGGCGCCGGAAATCGTGTCTACCGGGCGCTGGTCAATGGGCTGCTGGCTCGCAGGAACCGATCGGCAGATTACTTCTTTTCCTTGCCGCCGCTGGAACCGGCCGAGCGCATTCATCGCATCTTCGCACTTGCAAAGACGGCGACGGTGGAAGTGGAAACACACCCTGTTAATCCGCAAGAATACCGTTTCCTGTTGGGTGGCGGGATTCAAGAGTTCCTGAAAAATGTAAAGATCGCGCGTGGTTTTGTTGCACAAGCTGCAGTCGGAGTGGCCCGTCGCTCGAGTACGAGCGGCTTGGCATGTGTTCTCCCCTACGCGGTTGCTTTTGGAGCCGCTCTCTATGAATCCCTCGACCAATTTTCGGAGTGTCTGTAG
- a CDS encoding UDP-glucose/GDP-mannose dehydrogenase family protein codes for MKISVIGAGYVGLTTAACLAEIGHHVRCADNDESKLSLLRSGQVPFFEPHLEELVAANTKAGRLRFHSTEEAVLGADAIFICVGTPPLENGDADLSAVANVARTIGQLSSGSCLVIEKSTVPVQTGQQLKKQLMRYSRPDLRCDLVSNPEFLREGSAIEDFFHPERIVIGVERDEVAAKMREIYRPVLEQSFTCAVHRECPSRTAPAWVVTDTNSAELIKHASNSFLAMKISFINMVANLCEAVGADVTKVALGMGLDARIGPSFLNPGIGFGGFCFPKDVQAFVRIAEKAGCDFSLLKEVEKINHARIEHCVAMLRNELWVLRGRKIAILGLAFKPNTDDVRFAPALELARALIREGAVVSAYDPQAGEKAKSVLPEIRYVANAYEAAEDVEAIVIATEWPEFRDLDWARLRSIVQRPLIVDGRNMFDPAAMTAHGFHYLSIGRKPAFNAGEEVARDKRVDPVVAH; via the coding sequence ATGAAAATATCAGTGATTGGCGCCGGATACGTTGGCCTGACTACGGCCGCGTGTCTGGCGGAAATCGGGCACCACGTCCGTTGCGCGGACAACGACGAAAGCAAACTGTCGCTTCTGCGGAGCGGGCAGGTGCCGTTTTTCGAACCTCATCTCGAAGAACTGGTAGCCGCGAACACAAAAGCGGGACGGCTTCGATTCCATTCCACCGAAGAAGCGGTCTTGGGCGCGGATGCGATCTTTATCTGCGTGGGCACACCGCCGCTCGAGAACGGCGACGCCGATCTCTCGGCGGTTGCCAACGTCGCGCGCACGATCGGCCAGCTTTCGTCGGGATCATGTCTGGTGATTGAGAAGAGCACCGTTCCGGTGCAGACCGGGCAGCAACTGAAGAAGCAACTGATGCGCTATTCGCGTCCCGATCTGCGCTGCGATCTGGTGTCGAATCCCGAGTTCCTGCGCGAGGGTTCGGCGATTGAGGACTTTTTTCATCCCGAACGAATCGTGATCGGGGTGGAGCGCGACGAGGTGGCGGCGAAAATGCGCGAAATTTATCGTCCCGTACTCGAGCAGAGCTTTACCTGCGCGGTGCACAGGGAATGTCCTTCGCGAACCGCGCCGGCCTGGGTGGTGACGGACACTAATTCCGCGGAATTGATCAAACATGCATCGAATTCATTTCTGGCCATGAAGATTTCGTTCATCAACATGGTCGCGAACCTGTGCGAAGCGGTGGGCGCGGACGTCACCAAGGTCGCGCTCGGCATGGGTCTGGATGCGCGCATCGGGCCTTCGTTTTTGAATCCGGGGATTGGCTTCGGAGGATTTTGTTTTCCGAAAGATGTCCAGGCTTTCGTTCGCATCGCGGAAAAAGCGGGCTGCGATTTTTCTCTTTTGAAAGAAGTGGAGAAAATCAATCACGCCCGCATCGAGCATTGCGTCGCGATGTTGCGGAACGAACTGTGGGTGCTCCGCGGACGCAAGATCGCGATTTTAGGCCTGGCGTTTAAGCCGAATACCGATGACGTCCGTTTCGCTCCCGCGCTGGAACTGGCGCGCGCGCTGATTCGCGAAGGTGCGGTGGTGAGTGCGTACGATCCGCAGGCGGGCGAAAAAGCGAAATCTGTGTTGCCGGAGATTCGGTACGTCGCTAATGCGTACGAGGCAGCTGAAGATGTGGAGGCGATCGTCATCGCGACCGAGTGGCCGGAATTTCGCGATCTCGACTGGGCGCGGCTGCGCTCGATCGTCCAGCGTCCGCTGATTGTCGACGGGCGCAACATGTTCGATCCCGCCGCCATGACGGCTCACGGATTTCACTATCTCAGCATCGGCCGCAAGCCGGCGTTCAACGCCGGAGAAGAAGTCGCCCGGGACAAGCGTGTTGACCCCGTGGTCGCGCACTAG
- a CDS encoding AAA family ATPase, which yields MYKTFYNLKLNPFEITPDPSFLFSTSRHNEALASLYYGVRARKGFVVLTGEVGTGKTMLVRCVLELLRRTGVAFAYVFNPSLSALEFIRYIASDFGLPVAGKAKDELVLSLSSFLVERHQRKLSTLLVVDEAHHLSPELLEEVRLLTNLETTQQKLLQIVLAGQPELDEMLDSFELRQIKQRIALRCHLEPLNLEETRGYVQRRLQIAGVAPDTTIFSEASVSAIFKHSNGFPRLINTICENALLSGYGRRAAVIPGEIIDEIAQDLRLGVVVTRGEKKNSAASATKEAKEQEKDELLRAVKTLLELHDYLQDMKTAEKAKEEAVVIRRPY from the coding sequence TTGTATAAAACTTTCTACAATTTGAAGCTGAACCCGTTCGAGATCACACCGGACCCATCGTTCCTGTTCTCGACCTCGCGCCACAACGAAGCCTTGGCTTCGCTCTACTACGGTGTGCGGGCGCGCAAGGGGTTCGTGGTCCTGACCGGCGAAGTCGGTACGGGCAAGACCATGCTGGTGCGCTGTGTGTTGGAATTACTGCGCCGCACCGGTGTCGCGTTTGCATACGTTTTTAATCCCAGTTTGTCGGCGTTGGAATTCATCCGCTACATCGCGAGTGATTTTGGACTGCCCGTTGCCGGCAAGGCGAAAGACGAGCTGGTTTTGTCGCTTAGCTCGTTTTTGGTGGAGAGGCACCAGCGCAAGTTGTCCACTTTGCTAGTGGTCGACGAAGCGCACCATCTGTCTCCGGAATTGCTGGAAGAAGTTCGGCTGCTCACGAACCTGGAAACTACGCAACAGAAACTGCTGCAAATCGTCCTGGCTGGCCAGCCTGAGCTCGACGAAATGCTCGACTCGTTCGAACTTCGTCAGATCAAGCAGCGGATTGCGTTGCGTTGTCATCTTGAGCCACTCAATCTGGAAGAGACGCGTGGATACGTGCAGAGGCGTTTGCAGATCGCAGGCGTTGCGCCCGACACCACCATTTTTTCGGAAGCGTCTGTCAGCGCGATTTTCAAACACTCCAACGGCTTTCCGAGGCTGATCAACACCATCTGCGAAAACGCGCTTCTCTCTGGATATGGCAGGCGTGCGGCAGTGATCCCGGGAGAAATCATTGACGAGATCGCGCAGGACCTTCGACTCGGCGTAGTCGTGACGCGTGGCGAAAAGAAAAATAGCGCAGCGTCCGCAACTAAGGAAGCCAAGGAACAGGAAAAAGACGAGTTGTTGCGCGCCGTCAAGACTCTGCTCGAACTGCACGACTATTTGCAGGATATGAAGACTGCCGAGAAGGCGAAGGAAGAAGCGGTTGTCATTCGCAGGCCTTACTAA